The Shumkonia mesophila genomic interval ATGAGGTCGTGTCGCACCCCCTTTTCGCGCAGATGCACCTTCAGGCGGTCGGCGAAAAATTCCAGAAGCTCCTTCACGTCGAGTGCGGCCGCCGGGGCGATGCCCTGGCCGGCATAAAGGCCGCGCGCCGCCTCGAAGATGCCGGTCAGCGGAAGGCGCAGGCCGTTTTCGACGATCAGGCGGATGACGCCCAGCGCCGCCCGGCGCAGGGCGAACGGGTCCTTCGATCCGGTCGGCTTCTCGCCGATGGCGAAGAACCCGACCAGGGTGTCGATCTTGTCGGCCAAAGCCACGGCGACGCTGAGCGGCTTCGACGGGCAGGCGTCGCCGGGCCCCTGCGGCGAATAGTGCTCGGCGACGGCATCCGCGACGGCCGGCGTCTCGCCATCGTGAAGCGCGTAATAGCGGCCCATGACGCCCTGCAACTCGGGGAACTCGCCGACCATCTCGGTGCCGAGATCGGCCTTGCAGAGCAGGGCGGCGCGCTCGGCCGCCGCCGCCTCGGCGCCCGGCACGTGGCGGGCGATGGCCTTGGCCAGTTCGCGCAGGCGCGAAACGCGCTCGCGGTCGCTGCCCAGCTTGGCGTGGAAGATGCGCTCGGCCAGCTTGTCGACCCGGCTTTCGAGGGTGCGCTTGCGATCCTGTTCCCAGAAGAACTTGGCGTCCGACAGGCGGGCCCGCAGCACCCGCTCGTTGCCCTTGACGATCTGGGCGCCGCCGTCGGCGGTCTCGTTGTTGGCGACGACGACGAAGCGCGGCGCCAGCTTGCCCGCCGCATCGAGCGTCGAGAAGTATTTCTGGTGGGCCCGCATCGAGGTGGCCAGCACCTCGGGCGGCAGGTCCATGAAGGCGGCGTCGATGCGCCCCATGCGCACCACCGGCCATTCGACCAGTCCGGCCACCTCGGCCAGCAGCCCCTCGTCGGCCTTGACCGTCAGCCCCTCGGCCTTGGTCAATTTCTCGGCCTCGGCCTTGATGACGGCCCGCCGCTCGGCCGCGTCCAGCATGACCTTGGCGGCGCGCAGCTTGGCCGCATAATCGGCAAAGTCCTTGACCGCGAACGGAGCGGGCGCCAGGAAGCGGTGCCCTCGCGTCGCGTCGCCGGCCGTCACCGGGCCGAAGGCCACCGGTACCGGCGCCCCGTCGAACAGGCAGAGGATGGAATGCAGGGGCCGCACCCAGCGCACCGCGTGATCGGCCCAGCGCATGGACTTCGGCCACGGTAAAGCGGCAGTGGCCGCCGCCAGCACGGCCGGCAACACCTTCAGGGTCGCCGCGCCCTTCTTCTCGACCACCGCGACATAGTAGTCGCCCTTCTTGGGATCGGAACGAATCTCGCAGGCGTCCAGGCTGTCGATGCCGGCCGCCTTGAGGAAGCCGGCGATGGCGCCCTCGGGCGAGCCGACGCGCGGTCCCTTGCGCTCTTCCCTGACGTCGGGCTGGGCGACAGGCAGGCCGTCGACCACCAGGGTCAGGCGGCGCGGCGTCACGAAGGCCTCGGCTTTCGCGAAGTCCAGGCCGACCGCCTTGAGCCCGTCGGTCACCAGGCGTTTCAGGTCGTCGGCGGCGCGCGCCTGCATGCGCGCCGGAATTTCCTCGGAGAACAGTTCGAGCAGCAGTTCGGCCATGATCAGGCTCCCGCCCCGGCTAGCCAGCCTTCGCAGCAGCCCTTGGCGAGCGCCCGTACACGGCCGATATAGGAGGCGCGCTCGGTCACGCTGATGACGCCGCGCGCGTCCAGAAGGTTGAACAGATGGCTCGCCTTGATGCACTGGTCATAGGCGGGCAGCGACAGCTTCTTGTCCAGCAGGGCCGTGCACTCGGCCTCGGCGTCCTTGAAGTGCTGGAGCAGCATCCTGGTGTTGGCGTGCTCGAAGTTGTGGGCCGAATACTCGCGCTCGGCCCTTAAGAAAACGTCGCCGTAGGTCACGCCGGCGCCGTTCCAGTCGAGGTCGTAGACGTTCTCGACTTCCTGGATGAACATGGCCAGCCGCTCGACTCCGTAGGTGATCTCGGCGGTGACGGGGGCGCATTCGAAGCCGCCCACCTGCTGGAAATAGGTGAACTGCGTCACCTCCATGCCGTCGCACCACACTTCCCAGCCGAGGCCCCAGGCGCCCAGCGTCGGGCTTTCCCAGTCGTCCTCGACGAAGCGGATGTCGTGCATCGCCGGATCGATTCCCAAATGTTTGAGGCTGTCGAGGTAAAGCTGTTGGACGTCGGCCGGCGACGGCTTGAGCACCACCTGGTACTGATAGAAGTGCTGCATGCGGTTGGGATTCTCGCCGTAACGGCCATCGGTCGGCCGTCGCGACGGCTGCACGTAGGCGGCGTTCCATTCGCCTTTGCCGAGGCAACGCAACGTGGTCGCCGGATGGAAGGTTCCCGCCCCCACCTCCATGTCGTAGGGCTGCAGCAGCACGCAGCCGCGCGCCGCCCAGAACGACTGCAGGGCGAGGATCAAGGATTGGAAATTGGGCTTGTTTTGGGGAGTTTCGGCCATGAAATCGATGTTGATCCGTATGTTTTATCGTTGCGCGAAAGACTAATCCGCGACGGCACAACCGGTCAAGGAAACAGGGCCGCAGGACCGTCGGTTCCCGCAGTGGTTAGGATTGTGCAACCTGCGCGTTCGCGGGTCGACGGTCAACCCGCATAAGGACAGCCGGAACGGCCGCAGCTTCGGGCGCCTTTGGCCGGCACGTAGTCGCCGCAAACCGGGCAGGCGACCATGTCCACCGCCTCGACGGCCGGCGGCGCCGAGGGACGCTCCGCCTTCTCGCGGACGCGCCGTGGCGCCCCGTCCCGCACCGCCTGGACGCGGCTCAGCCATTTCCAGCCGAAAAAGACGGCGGCCACCACCACGATCGTGAACAGGAGCTTGCCGAGGCTGAGACCGAGCATGTCCCGGTTTTAGGGCCCGTCCTTCACCGGGTCAAGGCGAACCGGGGAGAGAAACCGTACGCCGCCATCTTCCCCTCTCCGCCGGTGGGGCGGAGAGGGTGCGCGCGAGAGCGCGCGGGTGAGGTGGGGAGCCGCCGCCGCTCGGAAATCCCCCACCTCACCTCGATCCTCTCCGCCCCCAAGGGCGGAGAGGAGGTTGTTAGCTCCGAACCGGTCACAAACCGAATCGGCTCCAGGTCATCCGCTCCTCGAGGGCGGAAACAACCGCATCCGCCCAGGCGCCGGCGTCGCCGCCCGCCATCCCCGTCAGGCCCACCCGCCGGCGCAGCCATCCTTTTTCGGCGATCACCGGGCGCAGCTTGACCCGCTCGCCAAAGCGTTCGCGCATGACGGCGCGCAGGTCGCCGATGCCGTCGATCAGGCCCATGGCCAGCGCGGTGCGCCCGCTCCAGAAGGCGCCGCTGAACAGGTCCTCCTCGGGGGCCCGCAGGCGCCCGCTGCGACGGGCCCGCACCATTTCGATGAAGTCCTGGTGAACGCTGTGCTGCAAGGCTTCGAGATGCTCGACGTCCTCGGGCCGTTCGCGGGAAAATGGGTCGAGCATGCCTTTTCTGGCGCCCGAGGCGTGCAACCGGCGCTCGACGCCTATGCGGCGCAGCAGGTCCTGGAAGCCAAAGCCGGAGGAAATCACCCCGATCGAACCGATGATGGAGGCGGCGTCGGCATAGATCTCGTCGGCGGCGCAGGCCAGCCAGTAGCCGCCGGAGGCGGCGACGTCCTCGGCGAAGGCGACGACCGGCACCCCCTTCTCCTCGGCCAGCGCGCGGATGCGCCCGGCGATCAGCGAGGACTGGACGGGCGATCCGCCCGGCGAGTTGACGGAAAGCGCCACCGCCTTCAGGTGGCGCAGCCGGAAGGCCCGTTCGATCGGCCCCGCCAGCGCCGCCAGGCTCAGGCCCCGCCGCATCGGCCCCATCTGCCCGACGATGCCGGCCAGCCTGAGAACCGCCACCACCGGCGCCGGTTCGCGCCAACGGGCAAAGGGAATGAGGCTTCTCGGCGACAGGCGATTCATCGGGTCTTCCTTTTCTCGACGGCAGGGACGGGTTTCTTGGGCTTGATATAGGCGGCGCGCGGGCCGGCGCTATGGCCTCAGGGCGGCGCCATCGCGAAGCACCCGTTCGGCCGCCTCGGTGTACGTGCCGTCGGCGGCGTGCAGCACCAGCCCCGGCAGCAGGGCCAGCGGCGCGGCGATCCCCTTGCGGCCGCTGACGATGACCCGCTTGGCCGGCTTCGGCCGGCCGTCGGCGGCCGGCGCGCCGCCCGGCCACAGCGGAAACACCGTCAGTTCGCCCAGTCCCTGGCGCATGAGGGCCAGCAGTTCGTCCAGGCGGTCGGCGCGATGGACGACGGTGATGCTGCCCTTCGGCCGGACCATGGTAAGGCAGAAACGCAGCCAGTCGGCCAGCCGCGCCTCTCCCTCGATGGCGGCCGCGGCCTTGGCGGGATCGGGCGGCGGGTTGCCGCGGCCGGCGGCGACGAACGGCGGATTGGCCATGACATGATCGAAGGTGCCGGCGGCCAGGCGCGGCGGCGGCCGCAAAAGATCGCCGGCCATGAAGTCGACGCGCCCTGCCAAGCCGTTATCCCTGGCGTTGGCGGCGGCCAGCGCCACCAGGTCGCGCTGCAGGTCGATGCCGCTGACCCTGACGCCATCGAGACGGGCGGCCAGGCACAGTCCGGCGGCGCCCACCCCGCAGCCGGCGTCGAGCACCCGCTCGCCCGGCTGCGCCGGCACCGCGGCGGCCAGCAGCACCGGGTCGATGGCGGCCCGATAGCCGGCCGCCGGCTGGCGGATGCGAAGCCGCCCGCCGAGCACGCCGTCGACCGTGATGCCGGCCATGGCCGGCGTTTCCGCCGGATCACGCCTCGGCGTTGTCATCTCCGTCCCTTTCGCCGCCGGCTTCGGCATCGGCCAGAATCCTAGAGGCCCGGACGAAATCGTCGTCGGCGACCATCACGCGGCGCTGGATGGCGGCGACGCTGCCTTCGAGGATGGCCGTGTGGGTGTCCAGCACGACGGCGTAAATCGAAGCCTCGCCGAGGGCGGCGGTCAGCCACGAGATCAGCACCGGATCGTTGGTCCGCACCAGTTCCTTCATGACGCCCCCTGTTCGCCGGACCCGGTCCCGCCGCCTCATCCTTTCGGCGGGGTTGACCGCCCGGCCCCGTGCTTCTTATGCTCCAGGGACCGGGGGTTCACGTCAAGCGGGTCGGGAGAGAGATTTTGGGGATCGTCGTCGATCTGAACGGAAAGCGCGAGCCGCAACCGTCGCTTGAGGCCCTCACCCGCCTGGTGGCCGCCGATCTCAAGGCGGTCAACGAGCTGATCGTGCGGCGCATGCACAGCCCGGTGGCCCTCATTCCGCAGTTGGCCGGCCACATCGTCGCCGCCGGTGGCAAGCGATTGCGGCCGGTTCTCACCCTGGCGGCCTCCCGCCTGTGCGGCTATACCGGCACCCGCCATATCGCGCTGGCCGCCTGCGTCGAGTTCATCCACACCGCGACCCTTTTGCACGACGACGTGGTCGACCGCAGCGAGCTTCGGCGCGGGCTGGCCTCGGCCAACGCGGTGTGGGGCAACAAGACCAGCGTGCTGGTCGGCGACTTCCTGTTCGCCCGCTCGTTCGAACTGATGGTCGAGGACGGATCGCTGGAGGTGCTGGCCATCCTCTCGCGCGCCTCCTCGGTAATCGCCGAGGGCGAGGTGGCGCAGCTGGTCACGGCCAACGACACCGAAACCGGCGAAACCGCCTACATGGACGTGATCAAGGCCAAGACGGCGCAGCTTTTTGCGGCGGCCTGCCAGATCGGCGCCATCGTCGCCGACCGCCCGGCGGTGGAGAAGGAGGCCCTGGAATCCTATGGCATGAACCTGGGCATCGCCTTCCAGCTGATCGACGACGTGCTCGACTATTCGGCCAAGCAGGCCAAGCTGGGCAAGACCGTCGGCGACGATTTTCGCGAGGGCAAGATCACGCTCCCCGTGATCCTGGCGTTTCGCCGCGGCAGCGAGGCGGAACGCGCCTTCTGGCGGCGCACGCTGGAAGACCTCGACCAGAAGGAGACCGATTTCGACAAGGCGGTCGGTCTGATGGGCCGTTACCAGTCGCTGGAGGACACCATCGAGCGGGCCCGCCACTACGGCGCCATCGCCAGGGACGCCCTCGGCATCTTCGCGGACGGCGCCGAAAAGGACGCTCTCATCGAGCTCATCGACTTCTCCATCCATCGCGCCTACTAGGCCGGCGCCGGCAGCCGATTTCCGCCAATTCCCCGGCCGTGCAAAACTCCCGCGTCCGGCGGCGAGACGGACCTTGCCCTGCCGCGCCGACAAGGGTATAAACCCGTCCACGACGGTCCGGGGCGTAGCTCAGCCTGGTAGAGCGCTATCTTCGGGAGGTAGAAGTCGCTGGTTCGAATCCAGTCGCCCCGACCAATTCCCCCCTTGCACGACAAGGGGGTTTTTTGTCAGTCTCCATGACCAGAAGGCGGGAATAGCCCGCCCGTCGACAGCCGACCGGAAACCTGGCAGGGAGGGATGGCATGCGCAATGCGATCATCGGGATCGTCATTGGCACGGTGGTCGGCGTGGTGATCGGCGCCACCCTGCTGGCGCCCCAGCTCTATGACGGCGGGAATACCGCCCTCGCCACCCCGGGGGTCGAGAACCTGTCACCCCCGGCACCAGCGCCCGCACCGGCCAAGGACCCCGCCCCGCGGGCCGAAGCCCCGGCCGTTTCCTGGAAGATGGCCAGCGCCTATTCGGGAAAGCTGCCGCAGATCGGCAGCCTGGCCAAGCGTCTCGAACAGGAAACCTGGCGCATTTCCGGCGGCCAGATGGAAATCCGCCTCAGCGAGCCCGACACCCTGGTCCCTTCGACCGAAATCTTCGATGCCGTCGCCTCCGGCGCCATCGACGCCGCCTTCGCCTCGCCCGGCCTGTGGCGCGACAAGGCGCCGGCGTTGCAACTCTTCGGCGCCGTGCCGTTCGGGCCCGACGCCGTCGAATACCTGGCCTGGATCTATTTCGGCGGCGGCCGCGAACTGTTCGACAAGATCTACGAACGGCACGGCATCCACAGCCTGTTCTGCGGCATCCTGGGGCCCGAGGCTTCGGGCTGGTTCCACCAGCAGATCCTCGGCATCGAGGATCTGCGCGGCCTGAAGATCCGCATCTACGGGCTGGGGGCCGACGTGCTGGCCAAGCTGGGGGCCAAGCCGCGCATGCTGGGCGATGGCGAGATCTTTCCCGCCCTGGAATCGGGGGCCATCAACGCCGCCGAATTTTCGATGCCGGCCATCGACCTTCAACTCGGCCTGCACAAGATGGCCGAACACTACTACTTCCCCGGCTGGCACCAGCCGGTGACGATGCTGGAACTGATGGTCAACCGGGGCAAGTGGGAGGCGCTCTCCTCGCAGGCCAAGTCCCAGGTCGAGGCGGTCTGTGGCGACAACATCCGCTACGGACTGGCCGAGGGCGCCGCCATCCAGTTCGCTGCGCTGAAGAAGATCTATGCCGAGGGTACGAAAATCCACCGCTGGCCCCCGGCTTTCCTGGAAACCCTGGAGACGACGTGGGCCGAGGTGGCGGCCGAACGCTCCGCCAGCGACGAGGCCTTCCGCGAGGTGTGGAGTTCGCTCAGCGCCTTCCGCCGCGACTACGCGATCTGGCAGGAACTGGCCAGCCCCTGAACCGCGAGCCGCCGCTTCAGGCCTCGGGCACCGGATCGATGGGCAAGGCGTTCATCTTGGTCAGCAGGTATTCCAGGTCGTCGGCCTCGATCTGCACGCCAAGATCGCCGTACTGGGTCAGGATGCGCTCGATCATGCGGCGCGAATAGCGTTCGCGGTCCTGGTCGCCGCCGTCGTATTCGGTCTCCCAGGCGACATCGACGGCGGCGCGGATGGCCGGGAAATAGCTGCGCGGCAGCTTGGCTCTGTCGAATAGCGCTTTCAGTCCCCGCTTGCCGGCATCGTGAATGAGTTCGCGCGCGTTGAGGATGGAAATGCCGGCCAGTTCGGCCACTGCCGCCTCGAAGAAGGGCAGGTCGCCCATGCACAGCGCGCGCAGCACGATCGAGGGGGTCAGGCGACCGTTGGTCTTCAACTGCTGGACCAATTGGTGCAGGTCGTCATCGTCGCTGCCCGACGACAGCGACAGCACGGCCCGCTCGCGGATCTGAAGGATGAGATCCGTCATGGTGTCGGCCGGCAGGTCGAAACGCTGGGCGATCTCGGCCTTCAGGTGTTCGGAAACCAGGGTCACCAGCCGCTCGGCCACCGTGACCGGCAACCGGGGGCGGCCGACCATCGCTTCCTGGACCGCTTCGCGGTCGCCCAGCGAATCGACCACCCGGCCCAGCGAGCCCTCGGAAATGTCGGCCCCCGGATTGGCCACCAACCGGGTCACCACTTCTTCCTTCTCGGTATCGACGATCGCTTCGGACACGGTTTCCGACACGTTGGCCCGGCTGGCGATCGCCACCTGCTTTTCGGTGTCTTGCGAACGGATGATCGCCACCAGGTCCTCGTCCGTCAAAACCTCGGAATACTGGAGGACAGGCAGGGCCACGGAGGTGACGTCATGGGCCATCGTCATCGCCACGTCGCGGGGAACCAGCGGATTGGACTTCAGGTTGCTGGACAGCGCCTCGCGGACCCGTATCTCGGCGTCCTTGACCATCAGCCGGAAGATATCCTCGGCCAACCGCCGCTGAGTTTCCGTCAACTCCGCCTGATTGAACTCGATTGCGATCTTCCTGGCGGTCTCGGCCCGTTTGCTGCCCGATGAATCTTCGAGCAGCGCCATAACGTCCGCTTGCGACAGGACACTCGTTTTAGCCATCGTCCAACCCTTCTCCGACCCCGAACGGACCCCTCCGGACGACAAGTATACCGGCTGTTTGCCGTCGCCGCATCCCCGTCCTTGCGTTTGACATCCATCCTCCCCACTTCCCCGGGGTCAGGCGCGCCCGGGGGTCAGCCGCGCCCGCAGGCCCGCCGGCGAGGATTTTCCATCGGCCCGGACCGGGCCTCCCGGCGCGGCGTTGGAGTGTTGCGTCGCGGCAACATCGTACGGATAATGCGGCCGATCGTGTTGGCCACCCGATAGTTTATGAAAGGAATCCGATGCTCAAAGCTCCATCCATCGTCCTTGGCGCCCTGTGTGCCATGATGGTCGTCGGCGGCCAGGCCGTCGCCGCCGACGCCGCCAATGGCGAGGCCGCCTTCAAGAAACGGTGCGTGGCCTGCCATACCGTCGAGAAGGGCAAGAACAAGGTTGGACCGTCGCTGTTCGGCGTTGTCGGCAGGAAGGCGGGGACGACGGAGGGCTTCAAGTATTCCGAAAGCTATGTCGAGGCGGGCAACAAGGGGCTGACCTGGACCGCCGACAAGATCGTCCCCTACCTCGAGGACCCGAAGGACTACATGGAAAAGGCGACGGGCAACCCGAAGGCCAAGTCGAAGATGGTTTTCAAGCTCAAGCCCGAGAACGAACGCCAGGACATCGCCGCCTACCTCGCCACGGTGAAGTAAGCCGGTTTAGAATGTGGAGCCCCGGCGGACCGCTGCCGGGGCTCTTGGATTCTACGGCGTCACTCCCTGACCACCATCACCGAGCAGCCGGCGTGGCGCACCACGCGCGCGGCGTTCGGCCCCAGCAGATAGTCCTCCAGCTCCGGATGGTGGGCCCCCATGATGATCAGGTCCGCCTTCACCTGCCGCGCCGCGTCGAGGATTTCCTTGTAGATCTTCCCGTAGGCGATGATGTGCTGGACCTTGGTGCCCGCCGGAACATGGTGGATGGAAAACGCGTGGAGGTCGTCGTGGACCTGGCGGCGGATTTCCTCCTCATAGTTGCTCGGAAAATACTGGGCCACCGCCGTCTGAAGGCCGATTTCCGGAATCACCGTCATCAGGTGAAGGGTGGCGCCGAACGCGCGGCACATTTCGAGCGCCGTCGGCAACGGTTTTTGCCACGAGGTTTCGTCGTTGAGGTCGACCGGAACCAGGATGTGCTTGTACATGTCTGAAATCTTACCCTCTTCCGGTTAAGCCGAAACGGCGGCAGCCGCCACGTCCTTCCGCCTGTCGCGCCGCCAGCGGAAGAACTGGAGACCGACGACAAGGCCAAGGATCGCCAAGCCAATCGGGTATATCCAATACTTCGCCGGCCGGTTCTTCACCTCGACGTCAACGGCGGTGACGAAGTCGCCGAACTGCACCCCGATCGTCTCGGCCGGCCCCGCCATCGCCAGATCGGCGACCTTGTAGCGGCCATTGTCCTTCTGCAGCGTCACGCCGTAGGGTCCCATCGTCCCCGTCGTCGTTGCCGGCGTCGGCAGGCGATAGAGCTTGTAGCGGTCGCCGTAGTTGGTTTCGCGCACGATGTGGAAGCGGACATCGAGACCCGGCCCCGCCGCCGCCTCGCCGGAGATGAACTTGTCGGTATTGAACTGCACGAACGGCGGATAGGCCATATCCATGAAGAAGCCCGGCCGGAACAGGGCGACCATGGCAACCAGCAAAAGCGCGCTCTCGTACCACCGGTTGCGCACCAGCATCCAGTTCTGCGACACCGAGCTGAAAGCGAGAATGGCCAACAGCGAGGTGATGAATATCAACAACGCGTGCCAGAAGCTGTCGACGCCGATCAACAGCAGTTCCGGGTTGAAAAGGAACACCACGGGAATGATGGCCGTACGAATGTTGTAATAGAAAGCCTGGACGCCGGTCTTGATCGGGTCCGCCCGCGAAATCGCCGATGCGGCGAAGGCGGCCAACGCCACCGGCGGGGTCACGTCCGCCATCAGGCCGAAGTAGAAGACGAAAAGGTGGACCGCCATCAGCGGCAGCACGAGGCCGGCTGCGGCCCCCAGTTCGACCACGACATTGGCCAGCAGCGAAGCCACCACCAGGTAGTTGGCGGTGGTCGGCAGGCCCATGCCGAGCAGCAGGCACAACAGCGCGGTCATGCCGAGCAGAATGTAGACGTTGCCGCCCGACACCGCCTCCACCACGCTGATCAGGGCATTGTTGAGGCCGGTCGAAGAGACCGAGCCGACGATGATGCCGGCCGCCGCCACCGCCACCGCGATGGTGATCATGTTGCGGGCGCCGCCGACCATCCCTTCGTAGACGTCGCACAACCCGGCCTTGGCGGCATCGAGCGGCGATTCCTTGCCCGAATGCAGGGCGCGGATCACCTTCTGGAGGACGATGATGCCCATCATCAGCAGGATCGAATAGAAGACCGAACTGCTCGGCGTCCACTTCTCGACCATCAGCAGCCAGATCAGGACGATGATGGGAATGACGAAATGGAGGCCCGACAGCAGTGTCGGGAAGAACGGCGGGATTTCCTCGCGCGGCAGGCCCTTGAGGCCGAGTTTCATCGCCTCCAGATGCGAAATGTAAAGCAGCGCGATGTAGATGATGATGGCGGGAATGAAGGCGGCCTTGACCACCTCGAAATAGGTGACGCCGATGAACTCGGCGATGATGAAGGCGGCGGCGCCCATGACGGGCGGCATGATCTGGCCGTTGACCGAGGCAGCCACCTCGATGGCGCCGGCCTTCACCGCCGGCATGCCACTGCGTTTCATCACCGGGATGGTGAAGGTGCCGGTGGTCACCACATTGGCAACCGACGAGCCCGAGATCAGGCCGGTCATGCCGGAAGCCAGGATGGCGGCCTTGACCGGCCCGCCGCGGTAGCGGCCGACCATGGCAAACGCCAGGTTGAGGAAATACTGGCCGGCGCCGGCCTTGTCGAGGATCGCGCCGAACAGAACGAACAGGAACACGAAACTGGTGGTAACGTCGATGGGAATGCCGAAGATGGCCTCGCCCGTCAGCCACTGATAGCCGGGCAGCCTGGACAGCGACACCCCGCGATGCGAGATGAGGTCCGGCATCGACTGTCCGAATACGGAATAGATAAGGAATAATCCGGCAACGATGACCAGCGGCCAGCCGATGCTGCGGCGGGTCGCTTCCAGCAGCAGCAGGATACCGGCCCAGCCGAGCAGAACCTCGAACGGAAGCACGAAGGAATAACCGGCCAGCGAAACGGGAATATCGAGAAGAACGCCAGGACGCCGGGCCATGTCGTCCCACGCCAGAAACAGGTACAAAGCGCAGAAACAGGCGAGAACGGCCAGGACTCGGTCGCGCCACGGAATGTGTCCGGAGGATGCCCTCGTTCGGGAGCCGGGAAAGACCAGGAAGACCAGGAAAAGTCCAAAGGCCAGATGGACGGCTCGGGCGGGAACGTCGGTAATGATCCCGAAATTGAAGATGAATGGCAGGGGAGACGCGATCCACAACTGGTAGAATGACCACAGCGCCGCGATGAAACCGATGAACATCGCGGTACGGGGATCGTGCTTTCGACCCGCGTATTCAATGTCTTTGAGAGCTTCCTGAAGGTCTTCGGGTACAGCTTCGTCCCCGGTCGTCACGTTCACTGCCATCGGCCCTGATCCCCCCGGCCTAGAACTATAGCAAAACGCGGCACCCCCGCCGTCGGCGGGGGTGCCGGCTTTTAGGTCTCAGGAGATTACATCAACTTCTTCTCTTTGAAGTACTTGACGGCGCCGGGATGCAGCGGGGCCGACAGGGCGTTCTTGGTCATGACCTTGGGATCAAGATTCGCAAAGGCCGGATGCAGCGACTTGAAGTCGTCGAGGTTCTCGAAAACCGCACGGACCACTTCGTAGACGATGTCTTCCGACACGTCGGCGCTGGTCACCAGCGTCGCCATGGGGCCGAAGGTGGTGACGTCGGCCGTGCTGGTCTTGTATGTGCCCTTGGGAATGGTGGTAAAGGCGTAATAGGGCGTCTCGGCCACCAGTTTCTTCACGGGCTCGTCATTGAGATTGATGATCCTGGCATCGCAGCCATCGGTCGCCACGGCAACACCGGCGTTCGGCACGCCGACCGTGTAGCCGAAGGCATCGATCTTGCCGTCGCACAGCGCGTTGGCCTGCTCGGTCGAGGTCAATTCGGTGGCGATGGCAAAGTCCTTGGTCGTCAAATTGAACAGCTTCAACAGCACCTCGGTGGTGCCGCGCTGGCCGGACCCTGGATTGCCGATATTGAACTTCTTGCCTTTGAGGGTTGCAAAGGACGTGATGTCCTTGGCGTCCTTCGAGACGATGATCTGGTAGGGTTCGGGGTAGATCGAGAATACCGACCGCAGT includes:
- a CDS encoding tRNA1(Val) (adenine(37)-N6)-methyltransferase, producing the protein MAGITVDGVLGGRLRIRQPAAGYRAAIDPVLLAAAVPAQPGERVLDAGCGVGAAGLCLAARLDGVRVSGIDLQRDLVALAAANARDNGLAGRVDFMAGDLLRPPPRLAAGTFDHVMANPPFVAAGRGNPPPDPAKAAAAIEGEARLADWLRFCLTMVRPKGSITVVHRADRLDELLALMRQGLGELTVFPLWPGGAPAADGRPKPAKRVIVSGRKGIAAPLALLPGLVLHAADGTYTEAAERVLRDGAALRP
- a CDS encoding glycine--tRNA ligase subunit alpha yields the protein MAETPQNKPNFQSLILALQSFWAARGCVLLQPYDMEVGAGTFHPATTLRCLGKGEWNAAYVQPSRRPTDGRYGENPNRMQHFYQYQVVLKPSPADVQQLYLDSLKHLGIDPAMHDIRFVEDDWESPTLGAWGLGWEVWCDGMEVTQFTYFQQVGGFECAPVTAEITYGVERLAMFIQEVENVYDLDWNGAGVTYGDVFLRAEREYSAHNFEHANTRMLLQHFKDAEAECTALLDKKLSLPAYDQCIKASHLFNLLDARGVISVTERASYIGRVRALAKGCCEGWLAGAGA
- a CDS encoding polyprenyl synthetase family protein is translated as MGIVVDLNGKREPQPSLEALTRLVAADLKAVNELIVRRMHSPVALIPQLAGHIVAAGGKRLRPVLTLAASRLCGYTGTRHIALAACVEFIHTATLLHDDVVDRSELRRGLASANAVWGNKTSVLVGDFLFARSFELMVEDGSLEVLAILSRASSVIAEGEVAQLVTANDTETGETAYMDVIKAKTAQLFAAACQIGAIVADRPAVEKEALESYGMNLGIAFQLIDDVLDYSAKQAKLGKTVGDDFREGKITLPVILAFRRGSEAERAFWRRTLEDLDQKETDFDKAVGLMGRYQSLEDTIERARHYGAIARDALGIFADGAEKDALIELIDFSIHRAY
- a CDS encoding TRAP transporter substrate-binding protein; translation: MRNAIIGIVIGTVVGVVIGATLLAPQLYDGGNTALATPGVENLSPPAPAPAPAKDPAPRAEAPAVSWKMASAYSGKLPQIGSLAKRLEQETWRISGGQMEIRLSEPDTLVPSTEIFDAVASGAIDAAFASPGLWRDKAPALQLFGAVPFGPDAVEYLAWIYFGGGRELFDKIYERHGIHSLFCGILGPEASGWFHQQILGIEDLRGLKIRIYGLGADVLAKLGAKPRMLGDGEIFPALESGAINAAEFSMPAIDLQLGLHKMAEHYYFPGWHQPVTMLELMVNRGKWEALSSQAKSQVEAVCGDNIRYGLAEGAAIQFAALKKIYAEGTKIHRWPPAFLETLETTWAEVAAERSASDEAFREVWSSLSAFRRDYAIWQELASP
- a CDS encoding S49 family peptidase, with protein sequence MNRLSPRSLIPFARWREPAPVVAVLRLAGIVGQMGPMRRGLSLAALAGPIERAFRLRHLKAVALSVNSPGGSPVQSSLIAGRIRALAEEKGVPVVAFAEDVAASGGYWLACAADEIYADAASIIGSIGVISSGFGFQDLLRRIGVERRLHASGARKGMLDPFSRERPEDVEHLEALQHSVHQDFIEMVRARRSGRLRAPEEDLFSGAFWSGRTALAMGLIDGIGDLRAVMRERFGERVKLRPVIAEKGWLRRRVGLTGMAGGDAGAWADAVVSALEERMTWSRFGL
- the glyS gene encoding glycine--tRNA ligase subunit beta produces the protein MAELLLELFSEEIPARMQARAADDLKRLVTDGLKAVGLDFAKAEAFVTPRRLTLVVDGLPVAQPDVREERKGPRVGSPEGAIAGFLKAAGIDSLDACEIRSDPKKGDYYVAVVEKKGAATLKVLPAVLAAATAALPWPKSMRWADHAVRWVRPLHSILCLFDGAPVPVAFGPVTAGDATRGHRFLAPAPFAVKDFADYAAKLRAAKVMLDAAERRAVIKAEAEKLTKAEGLTVKADEGLLAEVAGLVEWPVVRMGRIDAAFMDLPPEVLATSMRAHQKYFSTLDAAGKLAPRFVVVANNETADGGAQIVKGNERVLRARLSDAKFFWEQDRKRTLESRVDKLAERIFHAKLGSDRERVSRLRELAKAIARHVPGAEAAAAERAALLCKADLGTEMVGEFPELQGVMGRYYALHDGETPAVADAVAEHYSPQGPGDACPSKPLSVAVALADKIDTLVGFFAIGEKPTGSKDPFALRRAALGVIRLIVENGLRLPLTGIFEAARGLYAGQGIAPAAALDVKELLEFFADRLKVHLREKGVRHDLISAVFAVGGEDDFVRLLARVDALAAFLASEDGADLLTAFRRAANIVRIEEKKDNASYAAAADQALLKQGEEIELSGKIGEIMPLVADEIRRERFNEAMSILARLRGPVDAFFDEVTVNCDEPALRKNRLRLLSTVRSALSEVADFSTIEG
- a CDS encoding putative signal transducing protein, with protein sequence MKELVRTNDPVLISWLTAALGEASIYAVVLDTHTAILEGSVAAIQRRVMVADDDFVRASRILADAEAGGERDGDDNAEA